Proteins from one Bacteroidia bacterium genomic window:
- a CDS encoding lipoprotein signal peptidase, which produces MKKLRIAILIVLIVLIADQLFKIWIKTHMLLGEEYSVFGNWFYLHFTENNGMAFGLEFAGKFGKILLSLLRIFAVIGIGWYIYILCKKNEHIGLVISAALIWAGAFGNIIDSAFYGMIFSESQFLCSDCVPAALFPSEGGYSSFLHGKVVDMLYFPIIEGHFPSWFPFWKGESFTFFRPVFNLADSSITIGVLLIILFQKRFFKKEEKTKLEDL; this is translated from the coding sequence ATGAAAAAACTACGAATAGCAATTTTAATAGTATTAATAGTATTAATTGCCGACCAATTATTTAAAATCTGGATTAAAACTCACATGCTTTTAGGTGAAGAGTATAGTGTTTTTGGGAATTGGTTTTATTTGCACTTTACTGAAAATAATGGAATGGCATTCGGGTTAGAATTTGCAGGTAAGTTTGGTAAAATATTACTAAGCTTATTAAGAATTTTTGCAGTAATTGGAATAGGGTGGTATATATATATATTATGCAAAAAAAATGAACATATTGGATTGGTAATAAGTGCAGCTTTAATCTGGGCAGGAGCTTTTGGGAATATTATTGATAGTGCTTTTTATGGAATGATTTTTAGCGAAAGCCAATTTCTGTGTTCAGATTGTGTTCCAGCAGCTCTTTTTCCTTCCGAAGGAGGATATTCTTCTTTTCTACATGGGAAAGTAGTTGACATGTTATATTTTCCGATAATAGAAGGGCATTTCCCAAGTTGGTTTCCATTCTGGAAAGGAGAAAGTTTTACTTTTTTCCGGCCAGTTTTTAATTTAGCCGATTCATCAATAACCATTGGGGTTTTATTGATAATACTTTTTCAAAAAAGATTTTTTAAAAAAGAAGAAAAAACCAAATTGGAGGATTTATAA
- a CDS encoding TraR/DksA family transcriptional regulator, with protein sequence MSEKTRYSDEELQEFKELIVQKLEKAKKDYEILKSALNNTDGNDITDTSPTFKALEEGANVLSKEETGKLAQRQEKFIQHLQAALVRIENKTYGICRETGNLIPKERLRAVPHATLSIDAKNNQK encoded by the coding sequence ATGAGTGAAAAAACAAGATATTCTGACGAAGAATTGCAGGAGTTCAAGGAACTAATCGTGCAAAAACTCGAAAAAGCAAAAAAAGATTACGAAATATTGAAATCTGCATTAAACAATACCGACGGTAATGATATTACAGATACCTCACCAACTTTTAAAGCCTTAGAAGAAGGTGCAAATGTTCTTTCAAAAGAGGAAACAGGTAAATTAGCTCAACGTCAGGAAAAGTTTATTCAACATTTGCAGGCAGCTTTAGTTCGTATTGAAAACAAAACATACGGTATTTGCCGTGAAACTGGAAACCTTATCCCGAAAGAAAGACTCAGAGCAGTTCCACATGCTACACTAAGTATTGATGCTAAGAATAATCAGAAATAG
- a CDS encoding isoleucine--tRNA ligase, translating into MVKKFSEYKQFNLSEINVEILKRWQEESAFEKSISLRSDSKDYVFYEGPPSANGTPGIHHVMARSIKDIFCRYKSLKGFRVRRKAGWDTHGLPVELGVEKSLGITKEDIGKSISVEEYNEACRKDVMKFTDQWEELTKIMGYWVDMTDPYITYDNKYIETLWYLLKELYKKGLLYKGYSIQPYSPAAGTGLSTHELNQPGCYKNVKDTTAVAQFKVVRNNESEFLFENVDSELFFLAWTTTPWTLPSNTALAVGKEIHYLKVKTYNQYTFKPITVILAKDRFSYYFNEKNAELEFADYKDGDKNIPFKVIAEYTGKQFSGARYEQLMPWQQPVDGDAFKVVSADFVTTEDGTGIVHIAPSFGADDFRTAKINGLGSLTLVDKQGKFIEGCGSFSGKFVKNEYDDSIPAGTETVDVEIAILLKKENKAFKVEKYEHSYPHCWRTDKPILYYPLDSWFIKTTAVKERMIELNKTINWKPQSTGTGRFGQWLENLVDWNLSRSRYWGTPLPIWVTEDKEEQICIGSLAELKNEIEKSVKAGFMQDNPLADFNEKDFSKENYLKFDMHRPYVDRIILVSDSGKPMNRETDLIDVWFDSGAMPYAQMHYPFEHKVDFKEYYPSDFIAEGVDQTRGWFFTLHAIAVMLFDSVAFKNIISNGLVLDKNGNKMSKRLGNAVDPFEAIAKYGADTIRWYMITNAQPWDNLKFDIEGADEVRRKFFGTLYNTYSFFALYANVDGFTGKELEVKISDRPEIDRWIISLLNSLIKEVENCYENYEPTKAGREIQDFVSENLSNWYVRLNRKRFWGGDMNEDKLSAYQTLYTCLDTIARLASPIAPFYSDKIFRDLNSVSEKDKSESVHLTTFPIFNEELINKSLEERMNIAQKVTSMVLALRRKVNIKVRQPLSKIMIPILNEDFAEKLLAVKDLILAEVNVKEMELLRETSGILVKKIKPDFKVLGPKFGKSMKVVAAAITAMTQENIKAIEATGSFAVNAENQMFEILLSDVEILSEDIPGWLVSNEGAITVALDINITDALKSEGVARELVNRIQNIRKESGFEVTDKINIEIERQEIIDEAVVSHKSYIGSQTLAVSINLSDKLEQIDAHCVEIDNNISTKLWVSKA; encoded by the coding sequence ATGGTAAAGAAGTTTAGTGAATACAAGCAGTTTAATCTTTCGGAAATAAATGTCGAAATACTAAAACGTTGGCAAGAAGAGTCGGCTTTTGAAAAAAGTATTTCATTACGTTCAGATAGCAAAGATTATGTTTTTTATGAAGGACCCCCTTCTGCAAATGGTACTCCAGGTATCCATCACGTTATGGCTCGGTCAATTAAAGATATTTTTTGTCGTTATAAATCTTTAAAAGGTTTTAGAGTTCGTCGAAAGGCAGGTTGGGATACGCACGGTTTGCCTGTTGAGCTTGGTGTTGAGAAGAGTTTAGGTATTACAAAAGAAGATATTGGCAAATCAATTTCTGTTGAAGAATATAATGAAGCTTGCAGAAAAGATGTAATGAAGTTCACAGATCAATGGGAGGAACTTACTAAAATTATGGGTTACTGGGTTGATATGACAGATCCATATATAACATATGATAATAAATATATTGAAACACTTTGGTACTTATTAAAAGAGCTTTATAAAAAAGGATTATTATATAAGGGGTATTCGATTCAACCATATTCACCGGCTGCCGGTACTGGATTAAGTACTCATGAGCTCAATCAGCCAGGTTGTTATAAAAATGTAAAAGACACAACAGCTGTTGCTCAGTTTAAAGTTGTAAGAAATAATGAATCAGAATTTTTATTTGAAAATGTTGATTCTGAATTATTCTTCTTAGCTTGGACTACTACCCCATGGACTCTTCCTTCAAATACCGCACTTGCTGTTGGAAAAGAAATACATTATTTAAAAGTTAAAACTTATAATCAATATACTTTTAAACCGATTACTGTAATTCTTGCAAAAGATAGATTCTCATACTATTTTAATGAAAAGAATGCTGAACTTGAATTTGCAGATTATAAAGATGGTGATAAAAATATTCCTTTTAAAGTAATTGCAGAATATACTGGAAAGCAATTCTCCGGTGCAAGATATGAGCAATTAATGCCTTGGCAACAACCTGTAGATGGAGATGCTTTTAAGGTTGTTAGTGCTGATTTTGTTACAACTGAAGATGGTACCGGAATAGTGCATATTGCACCAAGTTTTGGAGCCGACGATTTTAGAACTGCAAAAATAAATGGTCTTGGTTCATTAACATTAGTTGATAAACAAGGTAAATTTATTGAAGGTTGTGGCAGTTTTTCAGGGAAATTTGTTAAGAATGAATATGACGATTCTATTCCTGCCGGAACTGAGACTGTTGACGTGGAAATTGCAATTTTACTTAAGAAAGAAAACAAAGCTTTTAAAGTAGAAAAATACGAGCACTCTTATCCTCATTGCTGGAGAACTGATAAGCCGATTTTATATTATCCTTTAGATTCTTGGTTTATTAAAACCACTGCTGTAAAGGAGAGGATGATTGAACTAAATAAAACTATTAACTGGAAACCACAATCAACCGGAACAGGCAGATTTGGACAATGGTTAGAAAATTTAGTTGATTGGAATTTATCTCGTTCAAGGTATTGGGGAACACCATTGCCAATTTGGGTTACAGAAGATAAAGAAGAACAAATTTGTATTGGCTCATTAGCAGAATTGAAGAATGAAATAGAAAAATCTGTAAAAGCAGGATTTATGCAAGATAATCCTTTAGCAGATTTCAATGAAAAAGATTTTTCAAAAGAGAATTATTTAAAATTCGATATGCATCGACCGTATGTAGATCGTATAATTCTTGTTTCAGATTCTGGTAAGCCAATGAATCGCGAAACAGATTTGATTGATGTTTGGTTCGATTCAGGTGCAATGCCATATGCGCAAATGCATTATCCATTCGAACACAAAGTTGATTTTAAAGAATATTATCCATCAGACTTTATTGCTGAAGGTGTTGATCAGACACGTGGTTGGTTTTTTACTCTTCATGCAATTGCTGTAATGTTATTTGATTCTGTTGCATTTAAAAATATTATATCAAATGGTTTAGTGCTTGATAAGAATGGTAACAAAATGTCAAAACGATTAGGTAATGCAGTTGATCCATTTGAAGCGATTGCTAAATATGGTGCTGATACTATTCGTTGGTATATGATAACTAATGCACAGCCATGGGATAATTTAAAATTTGATATTGAAGGAGCTGATGAAGTTCGCCGTAAATTCTTCGGAACATTATACAACACATATTCGTTTTTTGCATTATATGCCAATGTTGATGGATTTACAGGAAAAGAACTTGAAGTAAAAATATCAGATCGTCCTGAAATTGATCGTTGGATAATTTCTTTACTTAATTCATTAATTAAAGAAGTTGAGAATTGTTATGAGAATTATGAACCCACAAAAGCAGGTAGAGAAATTCAGGATTTTGTTTCAGAAAACCTTAGCAATTGGTATGTGCGTTTAAACCGTAAACGTTTCTGGGGTGGAGACATGAATGAGGATAAGCTTTCTGCATATCAGACTTTATATACTTGTTTGGATACTATAGCAAGGTTGGCTAGTCCTATTGCTCCATTTTATTCAGATAAAATATTCAGAGATTTAAATAGTGTGTCAGAAAAAGATAAAAGCGAATCGGTTCATTTAACAACGTTCCCAATTTTTAATGAGGAGCTTATCAACAAATCATTGGAAGAAAGAATGAATATTGCTCAAAAAGTTACTTCAATGGTATTGGCACTTCGACGTAAAGTAAACATTAAAGTTCGACAGCCATTGAGCAAAATAATGATTCCAATATTAAATGAAGATTTTGCTGAAAAACTTTTAGCTGTTAAAGATCTAATTCTTGCTGAAGTTAATGTTAAGGAAATGGAATTACTTCGCGAAACTTCAGGGATTTTAGTTAAAAAAATTAAACCAGATTTTAAAGTTCTTGGTCCTAAATTCGGTAAGTCGATGAAAGTTGTTGCTGCTGCAATAACTGCAATGACACAAGAAAATATTAAGGCAATTGAAGCTACCGGAAGTTTTGCAGTTAATGCAGAAAATCAGATGTTTGAAATATTACTGTCTGATGTTGAAATTCTATCAGAAGATATTCCGGGTTGGTTAGTTTCAAATGAAGGAGCAATAACTGTTGCATTGGATATTAATATTACAGATGCTTTAAAATCAGAAGGAGTTGCAAGAGAATTAGTTAATAGAATTCAAAATATTAGAAAAGAAAGTGGATTCGAGGTTACTGATAAAATTAATATTGAAATTGAAAGACAAGAAATTATAGATGAGGCGGTTGTATCTCATAAATCATATATTGGTTCTCAAACATTAGCTGTTTCAATTAATTTATCCGATAAGTTGGAACAAATTGATGCACATTGCGTAGAAATTGACAATAACATTTCGACTAAGTTGTGGGTTTCCAAAGCATGA